From one Brachypodium distachyon strain Bd21 chromosome 4, Brachypodium_distachyon_v3.0, whole genome shotgun sequence genomic stretch:
- the LOC104584414 gene encoding uncharacterized protein LOC104584414: MVPLLFGRGMLGMGRMEVTARGGEGSSLQLEGSGCGDGELAGAQVRWRLSRESTLARHTGLRGAMADLSFLLARGPPNLLGFLRSTASASGYSQLLLFRHSQSIPDLQGFDIAITSGCFDVGPSCLAPVRRNACESVFFWVYCRLAHYCP, from the exons ATGGTTCCTCTCCTATTTGGTCGTGGGATGCTGGGGATGGGCCGGATGGAGGTtacggcgcgcggcggggaaGGATCGTCGCTGCAGCTGGAGGGGAGCGGCTGCGGAGACGGCGAGCTGGCGGGGGCGCAGGTGCGGTGGCGGCTGTCCCGGGAGAGCACGTTGGCGCGGCACACGGGGCTgcgcggcgccatggccgacctCTCCTTCCTGCTCGCGAGGGGGCCGCCCAACCTCCTGGGGTTCCTTcgctccaccgcctccgcctccggctaCTCGCAGCTGCTCCTTTTCCGCCACTCCCAGTCCATCCCTGATCTCCAAG GCTTTGATATTGCAATTACCAGTGGGTGCTTTGATGTTGGACCAAGCTGTCTTGCACCTGTTCGACGGAATGCCTGTGAGAGTGTGTTTTTTTGGGTATACTGCAGGCTTGCGCACTACTGCCCATGA